AAATCTTCAAACCCATGTGGTATAACTGGATCTACCACCAAATCAATTCCAGCAAACTTTAAATTACCATCACCCCCCACTGGAGAATCCTCTAGAGGCAAGGAGGAGGCCACTAGAGGAAGAATAGCCGGAGAAGAAACCTGCATCTCACCAGAGGAGACGCAGAGAAACGGAAAAAACCTTAATCTAAAATCGCCTTTGACTAAGTCAGCGCTCGACGGCCTATTTCTCAACTATCACACAAGGTTTAGTTTCCCATCTCTCTATACGTTAATTTTCAACTATTAGTGCTTCATTGCTCAGGTAGATGCCGCAGATCCTTAGTGCTTCATATTGCTCAGGTAGATGCCGCAGATCCAATATAAAGACGGATCTACTTAAGTATTTCGCGACCGTCTTGGAAGCAACTTCCTGAACAAGGAGAAAAACGCTTGATCCATTACAATCTGACCTAACGTCCCAGTATACGTGAAATAGGATTTTCATATATCCATAATCAGTGTATCACCTTACCTTAAAGGAAAGAAGGGAAAAGGCAAAATTCTAACTCAAACAAATTTAGTGGCTACacggatataaactcttacaaaaTCCAAAGGACGGGAGTTGATTATTTATCACTTCTCATTGGTCTGTCGAGTGTTGAGCAACTCATGCTAAAAAGATCAGAAAATCTTAGCAGGACCCTCTCAAATTTGAGTAGTGTGAGTACAaaaattaaggaaaccctaataatAAAGTGATGTTTTCTTCTTGTCTTGAAAAGATTTTGGTGTCATTTTCAGTTGCGGGTGGATATAGCGGTTGCGGTTACGCTGTGTCTGATTATTAAAAGAACCCCGCCAATTTGCCTTcactctctctatctctctctttctcatcattttcattgttttttttttaatattttctttatttctttctttctttgttgcTCATCAAAGCTTTTCCAGTAATCAAGCTCCCACTAACTTCCATAAAAATTGAGAGGTATAATGAGAGAGAGACACAGACGGAGGTTGATATGATGATagataattttagggttttaatttgaGCGTGCGTGTGAGCTCATCTTTGCTTCTTATTTAATCATATCATCTTTCTTCTCTCTTCCTCCCTCCCTCTCTCCCTCCTTCCTTCTCTTCTCCTTGTGAAATTCTTCCTCCTCGGCTTTGTTTTGTGTTCTACTCAAACTTCGGTACATATTTGGAACTATCATTTGAGAATTGTCTGGTGACGTTTGCGAACTGCACTGAGAGAGAAATTCAGACATCTAACTGTTtgaattctctctctctctctctctctctctctcgctcGCTCGCTCTCTATCTATCGATCTCTGTTAAGAATCTTAAGTTGTTTTCTGTCGCAGCAGCACTTCATAAGTACAGAAAGATCTAGACGTACGTATGGCTTCAGCAGATAAGGTCATCTGAGACTCCGTTGGTAAgagcttttgtttttatttttctgacaAGTGTGTTTTACATTTTTTATGTGCGTTTTAAATCAAATTGTAGTTATAGCTAGCTAGGGTTTTAATCCATGAAGAtccataatatatatatatatatatatatatatatatatatatatatatatatatatatatatttggacGTTAATATTTGCTTGTTGTATATGGTCGTGAATCGTGATCAAAtgaatgttttcttgatattctacAAGTCTAATATTCGTGTGGATTTGAACCAATTTTCTCCCAGCTTGATCAAAATATACAGTGTAACACAGTGTAAAACCTAGATATATATAGCTAGTCCGTTACCCTAGAATAATTAACCTGATATATAAGATCTTATTTCCAAGAACAAAGAAGCAGTTTAGAGCAATCAACCTAGGACATGTCACACTCCCGACTGGattcttttattttcctttaaTTGTTTTCCTCTTAAGGGGGAGATTGTCACTTTTGAATTCTCAGATTAATATATTTTCTTGATAAACCATTTTTCTTTATCCCATGAAACAACATAGATTGATACATTACGTCTTTCTGATGCAATATCACACACATATTgaatcagaattttttttttttttatttactcacCCTATGCCTAGTAGTAACACAGTCAAAGAACAAAACACTAATATGTTCAGTTTGTATATGTTTTACATGAAATGTAGGATTTCGTTCTTCAAATATCATTAGAGGTTACACACATGGATGCTTCAACAAATGTTCCACCAGGTTTTCGCTTCCATCCAACTGAAGAAGAACTTGTTGATTATTATCTGCGAAACAAAATTTCATCAAGAAGGATTGACTTAAATGTCATTAAAGATGTGGACCTTTATAAAATTGAACCATGGGATCttcaaggtatatatatatacattttcAGCCATTACATTTTTGATTTATCAGTTTTTAAAAAGTGTCTCTAATTGTGTATCACTAAACGTAACTGATCAGAAAAGTGCAACATAGGGACGAAAGAGCAGAGCGAGTGGTATTTTTTTAGCCATAAAGATAAGAAATATCCAACTGGAACTCGAACTAATAGAGCGACAACAGCAGGGTTTTGGAAAGCAACCGGAAGAGACAAAGCTATTTACTCAAAGAACAGTTTGCTGGTTGGAATGAGAAAGACATTAGTCTTTTATAAAGGAAGAGCTCCAAATGGACAAAAATCCGATTACATTATGCATGAGTACCGACTTGAGACAAACGAAAATTGGACTCCACAGGCAAGTACATACTAAATTTACACATACATTTATCTTCATGTAGTACCAAGTGCTCGTCAACTTATTGATCTAACTAACTTAATAATTTTCTAATAAATATCTTTCTAAATTTTTTATCCTGCAGGAAGAGGGTTGGGTGGTGTGTAAGGTGTTTAAGAAGAAAATAGCAATGACAAGAATGGAGAATGAACATGACTCACCTTCTTATTGGTACGATGAAAACGTTACATTCATGCCGACAGACAATATTGATGAGAGCCCTAAGACTTATGCTCAAATGGAAACTTCATTTCTCAACCATAatccttacttttgcaagaaagaGATTGACTCACAGTCTTACCACAATATTCCACATGATCCAAATTTCCATCAACTTCCTCAATTGTTAGAGAGCCAAAAAGTTTCATACCTGGCAACAAACAGTGTTAGTGCTGGAAACCCTAATGCAGCATATGGTCTTGATATGAACCAACTTACACAAGAATATATGCATGAATACTCGAGTTCATCAGTTTATGATCGTGGCAACATTAACAGGGAGCAAGTAGCAATGGATCAGGTAACTAATTGGAGGGTTCTCGACAAGTTTGTTGCATCTCAATTACTAAGCCAACAAGAAGTTATTTCTAGAGAAAGAAActactcaaattcatcaatggaTATGCTCAATGCAACTTCCGATCATGTTAACATTCTTGTCGAACAATCAAATAAGGAAGAAGTTTACGCACCAGATCAATGTGCTTCCACGTCCACTTCCAGTGGCCTGATCGATCCATGGAAGTAAGAAATTGTGAGCAATCTACTGTTGTATTTTGAAAACTTATGAGCTTTTATAATATATGTACATGAAGTATATAGTACAGAAAACCTATCCTTTGATTGGGTTGTTATATATTCCCTTTGTAATGTTCATGGTTattaccataataagtacaaattaTGGTTTTAAGTGCATAATAGTATTTATGTTTCGAAATGCATAATCTTACTTCTCTGTATTACTTACTACTACTATTTCTTTTGATCATCGAATTATTCAGATAAAAGCCTCAAAGCGTCTGTTTACATAGTCTTGAACTTGAACATCAACGTATttcatgctttttttttcttctggaagTCTTTTAAGTTTGAAGTATAAAGTTTTTGCTTTTCTGTTTCTAAAAGGAAAAAGCTGAGAGGTAACTTCTAAAATTGTACCCAAGTACCAtgtaagtttgaagaaatgaaaaATGTGCTTGCTTACATGGCATTAATTTCCATATTTAGCAAAAATCTTTAATGAGTTTTCAAGTAAAATAAAATGTGCATGAAGTCGTCTTTTTTTGTACAAATGGTGATCCTTGATAGCTAGGAAGGACTAACTCGCCACACATTCATCTTAGGCCAAACAAAGCTCGATCTATCCTTGAACACCTACTCCAGTAACATGAAAAAGCCCTTGGACCAAAATTCTTCGTGAATATCAACTTATAAGGGACGAATTGCTAAATGCTTAACATAAGACATTAAGACGTCATAGGgagtgcaaaaaaaaaagttatctaTGTATAGCGTGTGAGAGTGTAATTCGCAGTAGCGGAACAGGATTCGGATGGAAAAAGTGCAAGTATGGGTAGCGTTTAGCTAGACAACACAGCTTACGGTAGCTAAAGGAAACCCTTCAATGCTCCTTCCACCTAGGGGTAACATCTAATTAAGTACCCCTAAACAAAATCAATCATGTGCAACAATTACAACAGACaattacaacagatttatgtaaGGAGGTAAATGAAACACCTATTTTTCCTTAATGAAGAGTAGCTAATAAGCAAAGTCATATCTTTTAGAGCATGCCATCTAAATGGGGTTGTAATTTCTTTTCTTGATGTCGACAATCATAACTTTGACAAAGTAGTGTACGGGACCAATATATATAAAAAGGAAATAACTTTTCTATGAAGATTTAACTAGCTAGTCAAAGAAAGGAAACAGTGACATACCTGGTTTTCCTTTCATGCATGGACTATaatgcaacttcaattttcatcGCCAACATTGGTCATGCCTTTTGGAACTATAAACTCTGAGAAGTACTACTGTAAATGTGTAACTAATAAGAAGTAGAACAAACATTAGCTCCTCATAGTTTTCATTTCGGTTTCAGCTAAAAGAGAGACCAGATATAGACAATTTGGACTGTATAGAGAATGAATAAATTCTTACTTATATCTTGTATTCCTTGTGCTTCTCAGCACACTTGGAATGAATTTTGCTGCTTCGAAAAAATActtacatcttcttctttttgccCACAAAattaaagagagaaagaaagaacgaaGTAAAAGGTCGAGACAAAAAACTAGCTCAATATAGGTAGGGGAGGAACCAACTCGCCGTCATATTTAAAAAGAGCTCTATTTTATACACATTAAGTGGTAAAAGAAAACTTATATTAAAGGCATCAGAACTAGCTTCCGATGAAACAGTTAAGAAGCTCTATTACTTACCTTGACATACAACTTCCTAGGTAGTTGCTTGCTTCCCAGCTAGTTGGATAAACAGTCATTTTTTCAGGTGATAATTTGCCGTAATAAAAGCTCGCCGACTCCGAGACCTTTGAAAGCCTTTGGCTTAAACCGGAATCCCAAATGTAGAGGATAACAAAAACGAAGGTAGCTAGTAGAAAGAATTGTTTTATGTACTTTATTATGGGATCAAGAGATATAAATGTTCAAGCTTTTAATAGCGACATACAAATTGTTTGGATATATGTTGAAGAAGGCCTTTATGATGATGTAAATTTGCAGAGAAAACATTGTAGTCTCATAATTGGGCGTGGTCTTTTATGAGCTCGTAACTCATCATCATCAGGAACATAAGAGAGAAACATAAGATGTAACTGTCTTTAGGATTTACAAAAGAGGAGGGATTCCTTGAGAAAAGAAAGACATCAA
The nucleotide sequence above comes from Papaver somniferum cultivar HN1 chromosome 8, ASM357369v1, whole genome shotgun sequence. Encoded proteins:
- the LOC113302387 gene encoding NAC domain-containing protein 7-like isoform X1; this encodes MDASTNVPPGFRFHPTEEELVDYYLRNKISSRRIDLNVIKDVDLYKIEPWDLQEKCNIGTKEQSEWYFFSHKDKKYPTGTRTNRATTAGFWKATGRDKAIYSKNSLLVGMRKTLVFYKGRAPNGQKSDYIMHEYRLETNENWTPQEEGWVVCKVFKKKIAMTRMENEHDSPSYWYDENVTFMPTDNIDESPKTYAQMETSFLNHNPYFCKKEIDSQSYHNIPHDPNFHQLPQLLESQKVSYLATNSVSAGNPNAAYGLDMNQLTQEYMHEYSSSSVYDRGNINREQVAMDQVTNWRVLDKFVASQLLSQQEVISRERNYSNSSMDMLNATSDHVNILVEQSNKEEVYAPDQCASTSTSSGLIDPWK
- the LOC113302387 gene encoding NAC domain-containing protein 7-like isoform X2 encodes the protein MDASTNVPPGFRFHPTEEELVDYYLRNKISSRRIDLNVIKDVDLYKIEPWDLQGTKEQSEWYFFSHKDKKYPTGTRTNRATTAGFWKATGRDKAIYSKNSLLVGMRKTLVFYKGRAPNGQKSDYIMHEYRLETNENWTPQEEGWVVCKVFKKKIAMTRMENEHDSPSYWYDENVTFMPTDNIDESPKTYAQMETSFLNHNPYFCKKEIDSQSYHNIPHDPNFHQLPQLLESQKVSYLATNSVSAGNPNAAYGLDMNQLTQEYMHEYSSSSVYDRGNINREQVAMDQVTNWRVLDKFVASQLLSQQEVISRERNYSNSSMDMLNATSDHVNILVEQSNKEEVYAPDQCASTSTSSGLIDPWK